One Thermoplasma volcanium GSS1 genomic window carries:
- a CDS encoding ABC transporter permease, with translation MNLRYISLFAWYYGFRAVKRGPSYLISAMSTPLALLFLIFIISRGKLLDYALVGGFIGLVSSVSLSSAGDAAFLRLQLRIQDLFVATSISPTDYMFGLTLSYFVFSIPGLVVYVILGIIFHVFTFIGVLVLVAVLILLTISTSSISFIVSGLISHVRNVWGIAGILSVVMTVLPPTFYPYYIIPKAFLYALSVSPAASAAVIVQGAFGLSPILMQMLYIFILETIIYAFLGRVMIKWHSEE, from the coding sequence TTGAACCTTAGGTACATTTCACTGTTCGCTTGGTATTACGGTTTCAGAGCTGTGAAGCGCGGGCCATCCTACCTTATATCTGCAATGAGCACGCCTCTTGCCCTTTTATTCTTAATATTCATTATTTCACGGGGCAAACTATTAGACTACGCACTTGTTGGCGGCTTTATAGGCCTCGTGTCATCTGTCTCCCTATCGAGTGCTGGAGATGCCGCTTTTCTTAGACTACAACTAAGAATACAGGACCTATTTGTAGCAACATCTATCTCTCCAACGGACTACATGTTCGGGCTTACGTTAAGTTATTTTGTTTTTTCTATTCCTGGGCTTGTAGTCTACGTGATACTTGGCATAATATTCCATGTTTTCACATTCATAGGCGTGCTTGTACTTGTAGCAGTCCTGATTCTTTTAACTATATCGACCAGCTCAATTTCATTTATAGTATCTGGTCTTATCTCACACGTTAGGAACGTGTGGGGGATTGCGGGGATACTATCCGTTGTTATGACCGTACTACCACCTACATTTTATCCTTACTACATAATACCCAAGGCTTTTCTCTATGCATTGTCTGTATCACCAGCCGCATCAGCAGCAGTAATCGTCCAGGGCGCATTCGGGCTGTCACCTATACTTATGCAAATGTTATACATATTTATCTTAGAAACTATAATATATGCATTTCTCGGGCGCGTAATGATAAAGTGGCATTCGGAAGAATAG
- the pfdA gene encoding prefoldin subunit alpha produces MARDVEAQLNYIESLISSVDAQIDAINKMVLEVQTTIQILSSDELRQSKERLISVGSGIFANGNLDLDSDLIVPIGSGVYIAEKRSETIERLKANIENLKESIQKLMDQRRTLVDQYNTVYTTEATRNIK; encoded by the coding sequence ATGGCAAGAGATGTTGAGGCTCAATTGAATTACATAGAATCTCTAATTTCATCAGTTGATGCACAGATAGATGCAATTAATAAAATGGTATTGGAAGTGCAAACCACGATACAAATACTTAGCAGTGATGAACTGAGACAGAGTAAGGAGAGGCTTATATCTGTTGGATCGGGGATATTTGCTAATGGGAATTTAGATCTGGACAGCGATTTGATAGTCCCAATCGGCTCTGGCGTATATATAGCTGAAAAAAGATCGGAAACTATAGAAAGGCTTAAGGCTAACATAGAAAACCTAAAAGAGTCGATACAGAAATTAATGGATCAAAGGCGTACCCTTGTAGATCAATACAATACCGTATATACTACGGAAGCTACAAGAAATATAAAATGA
- the speB gene encoding agmatinase, with protein MGGNGREKDHASELRSIFSLKKIADAVNGYEEAKYVVFGIPFDNTSSYRRGSKYAPDSIRGAYVNLESYEYSYGIDLLASGMADLGDMEESEDVEYVIDTVESVVSAVMSDGKIPIMLGGEHSITVGAVRALPKDVDLVIVDAHSDFRSSYMGNKYNHACVTRRALDLLGEGRITSIGIRSVSREEFEDPDFRKVSFISSFDVKKNGIDKYIEEVDRKSRRVYISVDMDGIDPAYAPAVGTPEPFGLADTDVRRLIERLSYKAVGFDIVEFSPLYDNGNTSMLAAKLLQVFIASREKYYKEHI; from the coding sequence TTGGGAGGCAATGGGCGTGAGAAAGATCATGCTTCAGAATTAAGATCTATTTTTAGCCTTAAAAAGATAGCGGATGCTGTAAACGGCTATGAGGAAGCAAAATACGTTGTATTTGGAATCCCATTTGATAATACGTCTAGCTATAGACGTGGATCAAAGTATGCACCGGATTCTATAAGAGGAGCATACGTGAACTTGGAATCATACGAATATTCCTATGGGATCGATCTCCTAGCATCTGGCATGGCGGATCTAGGGGATATGGAAGAATCGGAAGACGTAGAGTATGTGATAGATACAGTTGAAAGTGTGGTTTCTGCTGTGATGAGCGATGGAAAAATACCAATAATGCTAGGCGGAGAGCACTCAATAACCGTTGGTGCAGTAAGGGCTCTTCCTAAAGATGTGGATCTTGTTATTGTGGATGCGCATTCGGATTTCAGATCATCGTATATGGGCAACAAATACAACCATGCATGCGTAACTCGAAGAGCATTGGATCTGTTGGGAGAAGGAAGGATTACTTCTATAGGGATAAGATCTGTTTCTAGGGAAGAATTTGAAGATCCAGATTTTAGGAAGGTATCCTTTATTTCATCCTTTGATGTTAAGAAGAACGGTATCGATAAGTATATAGAAGAAGTTGATAGGAAGAGTAGAAGGGTGTATATATCCGTAGACATGGACGGCATAGATCCTGCATACGCACCAGCTGTAGGTACTCCTGAACCATTTGGCCTTGCTGATACAGATGTACGGCGCCTTATTGAACGGCTTTCTTACAAAGCTGTTGGTTTCGATATAGTTGAATTCTCACCGCTATACGATAACGGAAATACATCTATGCTTGCCGCAAAATTACTACAGGTTTTCATAGCAAGTAGAGAAAAATACTATAAAGAACACATTTAA
- the metG gene encoding methionine--tRNA ligase subunit beta translates to MEVDINYFRTLDIRAAKVVSCEKVEKSRSLLRIVVDLGDQQKQIISSIADYYNPSDLIGKTIIILNNLKPAKFMGLESQGMLLAVDNEEGVKLLTVDGEVKPGSKVS, encoded by the coding sequence ATGGAAGTTGATATCAATTACTTTCGAACGCTTGATATCAGAGCTGCGAAGGTTGTTTCATGCGAAAAGGTCGAAAAGTCTAGGAGTCTGTTGAGGATAGTTGTAGATCTTGGCGATCAACAGAAACAAATAATATCTAGCATAGCAGATTATTATAATCCATCAGATCTTATAGGAAAAACAATAATAATTCTGAACAATTTGAAACCGGCTAAATTCATGGGGCTTGAAAGCCAGGGTATGCTATTGGCAGTAGATAACGAAGAAGGCGTCAAGCTCCTTACTGTAGACGGAGAAGTTAAACCTGGGTCAAAGGTGTCTTAA
- a CDS encoding ABC transporter ATP-binding protein, with product MIETRSLTKVYKNGNNALKDISLDIGSGITSVIGRNGAGKTTMMRIFSTQLRPTSGSVTINGYDVVKESNKVRKIICSIPQEASPIGVLTPLEQVKMYLVARGLSISSADREARIALSSVGLEESMKAPADTLSGGMKRKVFVAMALSANADIVFLDEPTTGLDPMSRLEVWSLIRNLRSDIVLTTHYMEEAASLSKYIIMVDHGTVIKEGTLKELLSEFDGLIRVESRQPLPDSSPVGGIYIKYVNASEANEYISMGCDVKNITLDDVFIKERIYLEP from the coding sequence ATGATAGAGACCCGATCCTTAACCAAGGTCTACAAAAACGGAAACAACGCGCTAAAAGATATATCGTTGGACATAGGTTCTGGCATAACTTCTGTAATAGGCAGAAATGGTGCTGGAAAAACCACTATGATGCGAATATTCTCAACGCAGCTAAGACCTACAAGCGGTTCTGTAACGATTAACGGTTATGATGTAGTTAAGGAATCCAACAAAGTTAGAAAAATTATATGCAGCATACCGCAGGAAGCGTCACCAATAGGTGTATTAACACCGCTTGAGCAGGTAAAAATGTACTTAGTTGCAAGGGGGCTTTCTATTTCGTCTGCTGATAGAGAAGCCAGGATTGCACTCTCCTCAGTGGGCCTGGAAGAAAGCATGAAAGCGCCTGCAGACACACTTTCCGGCGGCATGAAGAGGAAGGTATTCGTTGCTATGGCTCTTTCAGCAAATGCAGATATAGTTTTTTTGGACGAGCCTACGACCGGACTCGACCCTATGTCTAGGCTTGAAGTTTGGTCCCTCATAAGGAACCTGAGATCAGACATAGTCCTTACAACACACTACATGGAAGAGGCTGCATCGCTGTCTAAGTACATAATAATGGTAGACCACGGGACTGTTATAAAAGAGGGAACGTTGAAAGAACTCCTATCAGAATTTGACGGCCTAATAAGAGTGGAATCTAGGCAGCCGTTGCCAGATAGTTCTCCAGTAGGCGGGATATACATAAAATATGTAAATGCTTCGGAGGCTAACGAGTATATAAGCATGGGGTGTGATGTAAAGAACATTACATTGGACGATGTTTTCATTAAGGAGAGGATATATCTTGAACCTTAG
- a CDS encoding nucleotidyltransferase family protein codes for MELQGLITAAGLGTRSGASQFYRKEMFSIYDARDGKVVIRPIIDCVIYRMKISGIDDIIVVLDPKDEVTKKYIELSYPDVQIAYQTEKRGYGDAVHSALQFIHGPFLLNAGDGVLFDDNTEKRIVDSYKSGNRLIAFKVDDPRRYGVVEMDENGNIAGLEEKPNLPKSNLALAAIYILDKSVLNEIDTGKANVELTDAIDRTIKKGVKSDVIEIDRSEWISVGLADRYADVVSETRIKALRKIGKF; via the coding sequence ATGGAGTTGCAGGGTCTAATAACGGCGGCTGGTCTTGGGACTCGTTCAGGCGCCTCTCAGTTCTACCGGAAGGAGATGTTCTCAATATATGACGCAAGGGATGGGAAGGTAGTAATCAGACCAATCATAGATTGCGTGATATATAGAATGAAGATTAGCGGTATAGACGATATTATAGTGGTGCTAGATCCGAAAGATGAAGTGACGAAAAAATATATAGAGTTAAGCTATCCCGACGTTCAAATTGCCTATCAGACTGAGAAACGCGGTTACGGGGACGCTGTTCACTCGGCGCTCCAATTTATACACGGCCCGTTTCTCCTTAATGCTGGCGATGGCGTACTATTTGATGACAATACCGAAAAGAGGATAGTGGATTCGTACAAATCAGGGAATAGGCTTATCGCCTTCAAAGTAGATGACCCAAGGAGATACGGTGTAGTTGAGATGGATGAGAATGGAAATATAGCAGGCCTAGAAGAAAAACCAAATTTGCCTAAATCCAACCTAGCCTTGGCTGCAATATATATATTGGATAAATCCGTCTTAAACGAAATAGATACAGGAAAGGCAAACGTAGAGCTAACTGACGCAATCGATAGAACAATAAAAAAAGGCGTCAAAAGCGATGTAATCGAAATAGACAGAAGCGAGTGGATCAGTGTGGGATTGGCTGACAGATACGCAGACGTAGTAAGTGAAACACGCATAAAAGCTCTAAGAAAGATAGGGAAATTTTAG
- a CDS encoding translation initiation factor IF-5A: MSWQEAEVRELKVGRYILIDDVPCKIVEITMSKPGKHGEAKGRIVAIGVFDNQKRSVVYPVKHKVKIPIIEKKNAQVLSVMNNEAQLMDSETFETFVLPLDPEIADKVKPGMEVPYWEAMGVRKIMLQN; this comes from the coding sequence ATGAGCTGGCAAGAAGCAGAAGTTAGAGAACTTAAAGTTGGCAGATACATACTCATAGATGATGTACCTTGCAAAATAGTTGAAATAACGATGTCTAAACCAGGTAAACACGGCGAAGCAAAGGGTAGAATCGTGGCCATTGGGGTATTCGATAATCAGAAACGGAGTGTTGTATATCCAGTGAAGCATAAAGTGAAGATACCTATAATAGAAAAAAAGAATGCGCAGGTGCTATCTGTGATGAACAACGAAGCTCAGCTTATGGATTCCGAAACTTTCGAAACATTCGTGCTCCCGCTTGATCCAGAAATAGCTGACAAAGTTAAGCCGGGAATGGAGGTGCCGTATTGGGAGGCAATGGGCGTGAGAAAGATCATGCTTCAGAATTAA
- a CDS encoding polysaccharide deacetylase family protein, translating into MDREIFVSYSVSANSIAGWVAYGGSESFHDMSRGILAARIGIPRLLRMFRKFCIKSSWYVPGIVMETFPDEVRAIYADGHELGTHGYLHEYAPSMSYDQEERVIAKTAELVKDITGHNPYGHLPSQWEESVNTMRILMNHGYKYARGLEDDDFHPFYASTGRSWPRVDYSKLPETWMKPMNLGEKIDFVEIPINWFLNDGTYFNFNKHVPGKRPMSLSEVLENWKAAFDYVYREYEYAIFPVNIHPDTSGNPEVQIFHEKFISYILEHNGASFVSDSFIAEDFRKRYPFPHEFREKVDL; encoded by the coding sequence ATGGATAGAGAAATATTCGTGTCTTATAGCGTAAGCGCTAATAGTATAGCCGGATGGGTAGCATACGGCGGTTCCGAATCGTTCCATGATATGTCTAGGGGCATACTGGCAGCGAGGATAGGCATCCCAAGGCTCTTGAGGATGTTTCGTAAATTCTGTATAAAATCTAGCTGGTATGTGCCTGGTATAGTCATGGAAACATTTCCTGATGAAGTTCGGGCTATATACGCTGATGGTCATGAACTTGGCACGCATGGGTACCTGCACGAATATGCGCCATCGATGAGCTATGATCAAGAGGAACGGGTTATTGCTAAAACAGCAGAACTTGTTAAAGACATAACTGGCCACAACCCATATGGCCACCTTCCATCGCAGTGGGAGGAATCAGTGAATACTATGCGTATTCTTATGAATCATGGATACAAATATGCAAGAGGATTAGAGGACGATGATTTTCATCCATTTTATGCTTCGACAGGTAGATCTTGGCCAAGAGTGGACTATTCCAAATTGCCAGAAACATGGATGAAGCCAATGAATCTTGGTGAAAAGATTGATTTTGTTGAGATACCGATCAACTGGTTCCTGAACGATGGCACATATTTCAACTTTAACAAGCATGTGCCTGGAAAAAGACCAATGTCACTCTCAGAAGTACTTGAGAACTGGAAGGCTGCCTTTGATTACGTGTACAGGGAATACGAGTATGCGATATTTCCAGTAAATATACATCCAGATACTAGCGGCAACCCTGAGGTGCAGATATTTCACGAGAAATTCATATCATACATCCTAGAGCACAATGGAGCTAGCTTTGTTTCAGATTCCTTCATCGCGGAAGATTTCAGGAAGAGATATCCATTTCCGCATGAATTCAGGGAAAAAGTTGATCTTTAA
- the ftsY gene encoding signal recognition particle-docking protein FtsY: protein MFEKFKKKLVEIFSRKKIDPDEAAEEIPLKLIEADVSVETAEYLGNLVRNKLKDRDFSGELNDVLYASIKEILAIPKPDILNVNKKPFVIMFLGINGTGKTTTIGKVAKYLKSKGKSVVLSASDTFRAGAIEQLSMIGKEIGVEVIKHEKGSDPSSVAFDAIQHAKARNIDYVLVDTAGRMNTNKNLMDEMKKIKRVSNPDITLLVLDAVAGQDSINQARTFHENVGFDAVIVTKLDTDARGGSILSIYHDLRKPVLFACVGQGLDDIMQFDADWYIEKLMPENSIA, encoded by the coding sequence ATGTTCGAAAAATTTAAGAAAAAACTTGTAGAGATATTTTCAAGAAAGAAAATCGATCCTGATGAAGCTGCGGAGGAAATACCATTAAAATTGATCGAGGCAGATGTATCAGTAGAAACTGCAGAATACCTTGGAAATTTAGTAAGGAACAAACTAAAGGACAGAGATTTTTCAGGTGAACTAAACGATGTACTCTACGCCTCCATAAAAGAGATCCTTGCGATACCTAAGCCAGACATATTAAATGTGAATAAAAAACCGTTCGTAATAATGTTCCTTGGAATAAATGGCACAGGTAAGACGACAACGATAGGGAAAGTAGCAAAGTACTTAAAATCAAAGGGAAAGTCCGTTGTATTATCCGCTTCCGATACCTTTAGGGCAGGTGCTATTGAGCAGCTTTCTATGATTGGCAAAGAGATCGGTGTTGAAGTAATTAAACATGAAAAGGGCAGTGACCCATCATCCGTTGCCTTTGATGCTATTCAACATGCCAAAGCAAGGAATATAGACTACGTTCTTGTCGATACAGCCGGAAGAATGAATACAAACAAGAACCTTATGGATGAAATGAAGAAGATAAAGAGGGTTTCAAATCCAGATATTACACTTCTCGTCCTGGATGCCGTTGCAGGACAAGATTCAATAAACCAGGCAAGAACGTTTCATGAAAATGTGGGTTTCGATGCGGTTATAGTAACGAAACTAGATACAGACGCAAGGGGCGGTTCCATACTTTCGATTTACCATGACTTGAGAAAACCGGTTCTGTTTGCCTGCGTAGGCCAGGGCCTTGATGATATAATGCAGTTTGACGCAGATTGGTACATAGAAAAGCTGATGCCAGAAAATAGTATAGCCTAA
- a CDS encoding replication factor C large subunit, translating to MEWADKYRPKRIEDLIVSEEIRQKIQSWIDAWEEGSPKKRALILYGVQGSGKTSAAYAIAGTFGLPVVEMNASEQRNRESMKATALMASLYADLGASDFRKPSKVILIDEADNIFESNNPKRGGDTGGVYELSKIVKETRNPVIITMNDFYEFRKKNYSSEVINNSESIEFKPYARRLDRNYNEFKKNVRNRIKWIINQEGFSLPDDIINSIIDKNAPDIRSIINDVEAAAVSQSSISQNNDRDTVESVYYLVDKAFKKNYDDTLKSIYGSDVDSDYFINWVEENLPSKTDDISDLNSAYEQLSFADHILWAIERKRHFDLMTFPMEIAGGLAYYIENPKHEYVKFHSPSYINSMSRSKERRHALNAVSLKIGLLLHMSGVESLNYVWFYRLMFKVNAGFRDTVYERLNLTQGEEAVLES from the coding sequence ATGGAATGGGCCGATAAGTATAGGCCAAAACGAATTGAAGACCTTATTGTAAGTGAAGAAATAAGGCAGAAGATTCAATCTTGGATCGATGCGTGGGAGGAAGGCAGCCCTAAAAAGAGGGCATTGATATTGTATGGTGTTCAGGGCTCTGGTAAGACTTCTGCAGCATATGCAATTGCAGGCACTTTCGGTCTTCCTGTTGTTGAAATGAATGCATCTGAACAAAGAAACAGGGAGAGCATGAAAGCTACCGCTTTGATGGCCTCGCTTTACGCTGACCTAGGCGCAAGTGATTTCAGAAAGCCAAGCAAAGTTATTCTTATCGATGAGGCGGACAATATATTTGAGAGCAACAACCCAAAGCGAGGTGGCGATACAGGAGGAGTATATGAATTATCGAAGATAGTTAAAGAAACGCGGAATCCAGTAATAATAACAATGAACGATTTTTACGAATTTAGGAAGAAGAATTACTCATCTGAGGTAATAAATAATTCCGAATCCATAGAGTTCAAACCTTATGCTAGAAGGTTAGATAGAAATTACAACGAGTTTAAGAAAAATGTGAGGAATAGAATAAAATGGATAATCAATCAAGAGGGATTTTCGCTTCCAGATGATATTATAAATTCTATAATAGATAAGAACGCACCGGATATAAGGAGTATAATAAATGATGTGGAGGCAGCAGCAGTATCGCAGTCTAGCATAAGCCAGAACAATGATAGAGATACAGTTGAGAGCGTGTATTACCTCGTGGACAAGGCATTTAAGAAAAACTACGATGACACGTTGAAGTCTATATATGGTTCCGATGTGGACAGCGATTATTTTATCAATTGGGTCGAAGAGAACCTTCCATCGAAGACGGATGATATATCTGATCTTAATTCAGCCTATGAACAGCTGTCTTTCGCTGATCATATCCTTTGGGCTATAGAGAGAAAAAGGCACTTCGATCTTATGACCTTTCCTATGGAGATCGCTGGAGGATTAGCTTACTATATAGAAAATCCGAAGCATGAATACGTGAAATTCCATAGCCCTTCCTACATAAACAGCATGTCAAGATCCAAGGAAAGGAGGCACGCTCTAAATGCAGTTTCTTTGAAGATAGGTCTACTGTTACACATGAGCGGAGTTGAATCCCTCAACTATGTCTGGTTCTACCGTCTTATGTTTAAGGTGAACGCAGGATTCAGGGACACGGTTTATGAAAGGTTGAACTTGACGCAGGGAGAGGAGGCTGTACTTGAGAGTTAG
- the agl3 gene encoding UDP-sulfoquinovose synthase, translating to MKILIMGVDGYIGFPLALRLLTRGHDVYGIDNFITRKRVQKVGSDSALPISSFAFRNSVIKKKFGKGIGFFYGDATNPKFIYRVINEVRPDAIVHLAEQRSAPYSMIGLKEANETMVKNIVSTLNLIYAVKDITPEAHILKLGTMGEYGTPNIDIPEGFFEIEYHGRKDVLPFPRNASSWYHWTKVHDSNNLMFANKVWGTKVTDVMQGVVYGTRTEEIEKTGLYTRFDIDEVYGTALNRFTAEAIINEPITPYGKGGQTRGFLSLNDSIECLTLALENPPEFGEYRVFNQFDEKYSVNQLAEMVRDLYKEKFGKEPEIVHVDNPRVEKEEHYYNPEHEKLKALGYKRTKDIKSEIYDAIDDLNKFKERLMNLRNVIMPRTYWKKSAYNL from the coding sequence ATGAAGATACTCATAATGGGGGTAGATGGCTACATAGGTTTTCCCCTTGCCCTTAGGCTGCTTACTAGAGGACATGACGTTTACGGCATAGATAATTTCATAACAAGGAAACGTGTTCAAAAGGTCGGTTCTGACTCTGCATTGCCTATAAGTTCATTTGCCTTTAGGAATTCGGTAATTAAGAAGAAATTTGGGAAAGGTATAGGATTCTTTTATGGTGACGCGACAAATCCAAAGTTTATCTATCGGGTAATCAATGAGGTGAGGCCTGATGCTATAGTCCATCTCGCCGAACAGCGCTCGGCCCCCTACTCTATGATCGGGTTGAAAGAAGCCAATGAAACAATGGTAAAGAACATAGTGAGTACGTTGAATCTTATATATGCAGTAAAGGATATTACGCCAGAAGCCCACATACTAAAGTTAGGGACTATGGGTGAATATGGGACACCGAACATAGATATACCGGAGGGTTTCTTTGAAATCGAATACCACGGTAGGAAAGATGTTCTTCCATTTCCTAGAAACGCAAGTTCATGGTACCATTGGACAAAGGTGCACGATAGTAACAATTTGATGTTTGCAAACAAAGTTTGGGGGACAAAGGTCACCGATGTCATGCAGGGTGTCGTGTATGGCACAAGGACTGAGGAAATAGAGAAAACTGGACTTTACACCCGCTTTGATATAGACGAGGTATATGGGACTGCCCTAAATCGCTTCACGGCAGAAGCCATAATTAACGAGCCTATAACGCCATACGGAAAGGGCGGGCAGACGAGAGGATTTCTCTCCCTTAACGACAGCATCGAATGCCTTACGTTAGCATTGGAGAATCCGCCTGAGTTCGGTGAATATAGGGTATTTAACCAGTTTGATGAGAAATATTCCGTCAATCAACTAGCAGAAATGGTTCGAGATCTGTATAAGGAGAAATTTGGAAAAGAACCTGAAATAGTACACGTTGATAATCCGAGGGTTGAAAAAGAAGAACACTACTATAATCCAGAGCACGAAAAACTGAAGGCTCTTGGTTACAAGCGGACTAAGGATATAAAATCAGAGATATATGATGCCATAGATGATCTCAACAAGTTTAAGGAACGATTAATGAATTTGCGCAATGTAATAATGCCCCGCACTTATTGGAAGAAATCTGCGTATAATCTCTAA
- a CDS encoding 50S ribosomal protein L15e, with translation MSFTNLYQEIREEWKSLKKSEIYDVEKSRMIGWRHGPSVVRLDHPTRIDRARALGYKSKDGFIVVRSRVRRGGSNREKIMGGRRPRRLAYNKLTRKKSLKLIAEERAADKYPNLEVLNSYYVGEDGLYKYYEVILVDKSHPNIYNDPHISWISEPQNTGRVYRGLTSAGYKVRGLRTGRKGSSKSRPSIRANGRLRR, from the coding sequence ATGTCATTTACAAATCTTTACCAGGAAATAAGGGAAGAATGGAAGAGCCTTAAAAAGTCAGAGATATACGATGTAGAGAAAAGTAGGATGATTGGTTGGAGGCACGGCCCTTCCGTTGTTAGGTTAGATCATCCAACAAGGATCGACCGGGCAAGGGCCCTTGGTTATAAGAGCAAGGATGGCTTTATAGTTGTAAGGTCGCGCGTAAGGAGAGGCGGAAGCAACAGAGAAAAGATCATGGGTGGACGCAGGCCAAGGCGTCTTGCGTATAACAAACTCACTAGAAAAAAGAGCCTAAAGCTTATCGCTGAGGAGAGGGCAGCCGATAAGTACCCTAACTTGGAAGTTTTAAACTCATACTATGTCGGAGAAGACGGCCTTTACAAATACTATGAAGTGATCCTAGTTGATAAATCACATCCAAACATATACAACGATCCCCACATATCGTGGATATCTGAGCCTCAGAATACCGGTAGAGTTTATCGTGGTCTTACTTCTGCTGGCTACAAAGTCAGAGGTCTTCGCACTGGAAGGAAGGGGTCTAGCAAGAGCAGGCCTTCTATAAGGGCAAACGGCCGTCTCAGAAGATAA
- a CDS encoding phosphoglycerate kinase: MADFFLMDSFDLAGRTIYLRVDINSPVNPVTGEIMGTDRFRAHVETIRKLRDSKVVIVAHQSRPGKDDFTSLRQHAQVMSRILNKKVMFVDQLFGSLVNKTVESMNEGDIVMLENARFYSEEVDLTTLESMENSNIVKGLSTLFDYYIIDAFAAIHRAQTTLVGFRRIKPNIAGALIEKEVTMIDRFRHLNESPKIAILGGAKIDDSIAVSENFLKSGFVDKILTGGVVANAFLWAKGIDIGKKNRDFIIKNNGDYEKLIAKCKGLLSEFGDRILVPSDFILSPSGERVSANGKIPDDQILADIGLDTVVEYSEIIDKAKAIFMNGPMGIYEIEAYSSGTREIFSSVAKSEAFSIAGGGHTLSALDKLGLTNRIDHASTGGGALISYLSGEAMPVLEALKESKRLFEV; encoded by the coding sequence ATGGCTGATTTCTTTCTCATGGATTCTTTCGATCTCGCAGGAAGGACTATATATCTAAGGGTTGATATAAACTCACCTGTGAATCCAGTAACTGGAGAAATAATGGGTACAGATAGGTTTAGGGCCCATGTCGAGACTATTAGGAAGCTAAGAGATTCAAAGGTCGTTATTGTGGCCCATCAGAGCCGGCCTGGAAAGGATGATTTTACGTCGCTGAGGCAGCACGCGCAGGTCATGTCGCGTATTTTGAACAAGAAAGTAATGTTTGTAGATCAGCTCTTCGGATCACTTGTAAACAAGACTGTTGAATCAATGAATGAGGGAGATATAGTAATGCTAGAAAACGCTAGGTTCTATTCAGAAGAAGTTGACCTTACGACTTTAGAATCGATGGAAAATTCAAACATAGTTAAGGGTCTCTCTACTCTCTTCGATTACTATATTATAGATGCGTTTGCCGCAATACATAGGGCACAGACCACCCTTGTAGGTTTCAGGAGGATAAAGCCAAACATAGCAGGTGCGCTTATAGAGAAAGAGGTTACAATGATCGATAGGTTCAGGCATCTAAACGAATCTCCAAAAATAGCCATACTAGGCGGCGCAAAGATCGACGATTCTATCGCTGTATCAGAGAATTTCCTGAAATCCGGCTTCGTTGATAAAATACTCACCGGCGGTGTTGTTGCGAACGCATTCCTTTGGGCCAAAGGCATCGACATTGGAAAGAAGAACAGGGACTTCATAATAAAAAATAACGGAGATTACGAGAAGTTGATCGCTAAGTGTAAGGGTCTGCTCTCCGAGTTTGGTGATAGGATACTGGTACCGTCGGATTTCATTTTAAGTCCTTCAGGAGAAAGGGTCTCCGCAAACGGAAAGATTCCTGACGATCAGATACTTGCTGACATTGGACTCGATACCGTGGTCGAATACTCCGAAATAATTGATAAGGCTAAGGCAATATTTATGAATGGCCCAATGGGTATATATGAGATCGAAGCGTATTCATCTGGTACTAGGGAGATATTTTCTTCTGTAGCAAAATCAGAGGCCTTTAGCATAGCAGGTGGAGGGCATACTCTTAGCGCACTGGACAAGCTTGGTCTGACAAACAGGATAGATCATGCGTCAACAGGCGGAGGGGCACTCATAAGCTATTTAAGTGGTGAAGCTATGCCAGTACTCGAAGCATTGAAGGAAAGCAAACGTTTGTTTGAGGTGTAG